The proteins below come from a single Nitrosospira sp. Is2 genomic window:
- a CDS encoding carboxymuconolactone decarboxylase family protein, which translates to MSERINLGKSAPALYQAIMGLEKLSAEAIASANIPAGFAHLLRLRASQLNQCAYCVRMHTRDALSSGESTDRISVLPAWRESGYFTEKERSSLALVEAITLISDGQVPDAIYEQAAANLSKDEISAVEWLSIVINAWNRIATSSRYPVKP; encoded by the coding sequence ATGTCAGAAAGAATCAATCTTGGTAAATCCGCTCCAGCGCTTTACCAGGCAATCATGGGCCTTGAGAAGCTGTCGGCTGAGGCCATTGCGTCGGCAAACATTCCGGCCGGCTTTGCACATCTGTTGCGTCTTCGTGCATCCCAACTCAACCAGTGCGCATACTGTGTGAGGATGCATACTCGAGATGCCCTGTCCAGTGGGGAGTCAACCGATCGCATCAGTGTCTTGCCAGCCTGGCGGGAAAGTGGGTATTTCACCGAAAAGGAACGCTCATCATTGGCATTGGTGGAAGCAATAACACTGATCTCTGACGGGCAAGTGCCAGATGCCATCTATGAGCAAGCAGCAGCCAATCTGTCAAAGGATGAAATATCGGCTGTCGAGTGGCTTTCAATAGTCATCAATGCCTGGAATCGTATTGCCACTTCCAGCCGTTACCCTGTCAAGCCGTGA
- a CDS encoding cytochrome P460 family protein gives MNYFLAVFLGLTGVLFTHQSQASDLATKTYATYVNKTGEISLPANYRHHWSHLGSWAVNDAKAPGYGFHDVYTQPEVVKAFLETGQFPDGAVLIKEVRKMNSRTLTTGPAVWAGDISVWFVMIKDTKGRFKGNANWGEGWGWALFEAENRKINTSKGYLESCLPCHVPAKHTGWVYIEGYPTLKPE, from the coding sequence ATGAACTATTTCCTGGCTGTATTCTTGGGCTTGACCGGCGTTCTGTTCACCCATCAATCTCAGGCAAGTGATCTTGCGACCAAAACCTATGCAACTTACGTCAATAAAACCGGGGAAATTAGTCTGCCCGCAAACTACAGACACCATTGGAGTCATTTGGGCTCATGGGCGGTTAATGATGCCAAGGCGCCGGGCTACGGTTTCCACGATGTTTACACCCAGCCGGAGGTAGTCAAGGCATTCCTTGAAACCGGCCAGTTTCCCGATGGCGCAGTTTTAATCAAGGAAGTCCGCAAGATGAACTCACGGACGTTGACCACTGGACCGGCGGTATGGGCAGGCGATATATCCGTATGGTTTGTGATGATCAAGGATACAAAAGGTCGTTTTAAAGGCAATGCCAACTGGGGGGAAGGTTGGGGATGGGCGCTGTTTGAAGCCGAAAACCGAAAAATTAATACATCCAAAGGTTACCTGGAAAGCTGTCTCCCCTGCCATGTGCCGGCAAAACACACCGGTTGGGTATATATCGAAGGCTACCCCACCCTCAAACCAGAATAA
- a CDS encoding cupin domain-containing protein — MFTRFLCGVALAVLSVSATSADNLPADKSKVTVVFDHVLPNVPGKSLKGVLVEYQPGGSSPAHTHPKSAFIYATVLEGEIRSKVNDGPEKVYRAGENFAELPGDRHGVSANNSKTQPARLLAVFVVDTNEKNIVTNDK, encoded by the coding sequence ATGTTTACTAGATTTCTCTGCGGAGTTGCCCTCGCAGTTCTCTCGGTGAGTGCAACATCTGCCGATAACTTGCCTGCTGATAAGTCCAAGGTAACGGTCGTCTTTGATCACGTTCTTCCGAATGTGCCCGGCAAGAGCCTGAAAGGCGTGCTCGTCGAATATCAGCCGGGTGGCTCATCGCCAGCACATACCCATCCAAAGTCGGCTTTCATCTACGCAACGGTCCTGGAGGGGGAAATTCGCAGCAAAGTCAATGACGGTCCGGAAAAGGTGTATCGCGCCGGCGAGAACTTCGCCGAACTACCCGGCGATCGTCATGGCGTCAGCGCAAATAACAGCAAGACCCAACCTGCACGCCTGCTGGCCGTCTTTGTCGTCGATACCAACGAAAAAAATATCGTCACGAACGATAAGTAG
- a CDS encoding PEP-CTERM sorting domain-containing protein produces MGRVVGSFWTGKGGGGYHAFITGSDGEGMTDLGTLGGDYSQASGINDAGQVVGYSATDYGPTHAFTTGPDGEGMTGLGTLGTDYSWAYGINDAGQVVGESWTEKWELHAFITGPDGVGMTDLGHSRASGINDAGRVVGTTASGPFHAFITGPDGVGVTDLGTLGGDFSSAYGINEAGQVVGDSQTDNGHLHAFITGPDGVGMTDLTSVMNPPTGFAYFSNATAINDHGQLAAVGAVPEPEMYAMLLVGLGFIGFLACGRATA; encoded by the coding sequence ATGGGGCGGGTGGTAGGGTCTTTCTGGACTGGCAAAGGGGGAGGGGGGTATCATGCGTTCATCACGGGTTCTGATGGCGAAGGCATGACCGATCTCGGTACACTCGGTGGAGACTATAGCCAGGCTTCCGGGATTAACGACGCGGGGCAGGTGGTGGGGTACTCCGCTACTGACTACGGGCCAACCCATGCCTTCACCACCGGCCCTGATGGCGAAGGCATGACCGGTCTCGGCACACTCGGTACCGACTATAGCTGGGCTTACGGGATCAACGACGCGGGGCAGGTGGTGGGGGAATCCTGGACTGAAAAATGGGAACTCCACGCCTTCATCACCGGCCCTGATGGCGTAGGCATGACCGACCTTGGCCACAGCCGAGCTTCCGGGATCAACGACGCGGGTCGGGTGGTGGGTACTACTGCCAGCGGGCCGTTCCATGCCTTCATCACGGGCCCTGATGGCGTAGGCGTGACCGATCTAGGCACACTCGGTGGGGACTTTAGCTCGGCTTACGGGATCAACGAGGCAGGACAGGTGGTAGGGGACTCCCAGACTGACAACGGGCATCTCCACGCCTTCATCACCGGCCCTGATGGCGTAGGTATGACCGATCTTACCTCCGTAATGAACCCACCGACCGGTTTTGCTTACTTTAGCAACGCTACTGCCATCAATGACCATGGGCAATTGGCTGCGGTGGGAGCAGTTCCAGAACCCGAGATGTATGCAATGCTGTTGGTAGGCCTTGGCTTCATCGGCTTTTTAGCGTGCGGGCGAGCAACTGCATAA
- a CDS encoding cysteine hydrolase: MNIDRNDTAVVFVDPQNEVLNDKGLAWRFVGESVTENKTVENMERIFKAAKENGYEVFISPHYFFPSDSGWKFNGPLEADEAETKMFARNGRLSLDGFSGSGADWLERFKPYIEDDKTVVVSPHRVFSPQTNDLVLQLRKRRMGKVILGGMLANMCVESHLRDLLEQGFEVAVAKDATAAPRHPEWGYGYTAALINFAFLAHAVLSTDEVVKAMEYGGAKEIQRPSDALP; this comes from the coding sequence ATGAACATTGATAGGAATGACACCGCCGTGGTTTTTGTCGACCCGCAAAATGAGGTGCTGAACGATAAAGGGCTCGCCTGGAGGTTCGTCGGCGAAAGCGTCACGGAGAACAAGACCGTCGAGAATATGGAGCGCATCTTCAAGGCGGCGAAAGAGAATGGATACGAAGTCTTCATTTCGCCACATTACTTCTTTCCCAGCGATAGTGGATGGAAGTTCAACGGCCCGCTTGAAGCTGATGAGGCTGAGACCAAGATGTTCGCTCGCAATGGAAGATTAAGTCTCGACGGCTTCTCCGGGTCGGGCGCCGACTGGCTCGAGCGATTCAAGCCTTACATCGAGGACGACAAGACTGTAGTTGTCAGTCCCCATAGGGTCTTTAGTCCACAGACCAACGATCTCGTCCTGCAACTGCGCAAGCGCCGTATGGGCAAAGTCATTCTCGGCGGGATGCTGGCGAACATGTGCGTCGAATCTCACCTCCGCGATTTGCTCGAGCAGGGCTTCGAAGTAGCCGTCGCAAAAGACGCCACGGCGGCGCCGCGACATCCTGAGTGGGGCTACGGCTACACGGCGGCGCTCATCAACTTCGCGTTTCTCGCACATGCGGTGCTGTCGACGGACGAGGTCGTGAAGGCTATGGAATATGGTGGTGCGAAGGAGATCCAGAGGCCTTCGGATGCATTACCCTAG
- a CDS encoding SDR family oxidoreductase, with translation MKQVILITGASSGFGKLAAMALTKAGHTVFASLREATGRNAPVVKEYEQFAKDNKVDVRALELDVSSENSAKAAVAELLRQAGRLDVVIHNAGHMTFGPLEAYTPEQIASEYDINVVSTQRVNRAVLPIMRAQKSGLVIWNSSSSAAGGTPPYLGAYFAAKAGMDALAVAYAKELTRWGIETSIVVPGAFTKGTNHFAHASSPDDKDTVAAYENGPFGGFGEQVQKAFASIVPEDADVSKVADAMVDIINAPRGKRPFRVGVDFTNDGSMVVNPMLDRVRAEMLHRVGMSDLLSVKL, from the coding sequence ATGAAGCAAGTTATTCTGATCACCGGCGCATCCAGTGGGTTTGGAAAGCTGGCGGCCATGGCGCTGACCAAGGCGGGCCATACCGTCTTTGCCAGTTTGCGAGAAGCAACTGGCCGCAACGCTCCGGTCGTAAAGGAGTACGAGCAGTTCGCAAAGGATAACAAGGTCGACGTTCGTGCGCTGGAGCTAGACGTGAGTTCGGAGAACTCGGCAAAGGCCGCGGTAGCCGAATTGCTCAGGCAAGCCGGACGTCTTGACGTGGTGATCCACAACGCCGGACACATGACCTTTGGTCCTCTGGAGGCTTACACGCCGGAGCAAATCGCGAGCGAGTACGACATCAACGTCGTGAGTACTCAGCGAGTCAACCGAGCGGTCCTTCCGATCATGCGCGCCCAGAAGAGTGGGCTAGTGATCTGGAATTCGAGCAGCAGCGCGGCGGGCGGCACACCTCCATATCTTGGAGCATACTTTGCCGCGAAGGCTGGTATGGATGCGCTTGCAGTGGCCTATGCCAAGGAACTCACTCGATGGGGCATTGAAACAAGCATCGTCGTTCCGGGAGCCTTCACGAAGGGGACCAATCACTTCGCCCATGCCTCCTCTCCAGACGACAAAGATACGGTTGCCGCCTACGAAAATGGGCCGTTCGGGGGCTTCGGCGAGCAGGTGCAGAAGGCGTTTGCTTCGATCGTACCTGAGGATGCCGATGTGTCTAAAGTTGCCGATGCGATGGTCGATATTATCAACGCCCCACGGGGAAAACGTCCGTTTCGTGTAGGGGTGGACTTTACCAACGATGGTTCTATGGTTGTCAATCCAATGCTAGACCGTGTACGCGCCGAGATGCTACACCGCGTTGGGATGAGTGATCTACTTTCAGTCAAGTTGTGA
- a CDS encoding SDR family oxidoreductase, whose protein sequence is MTGTAIVTGASGGIGQGVAERLAKDGFSVVVHYSGNAAKADAVVKTIIDSGGKADSVRADISKADEVNQLFEQAKTKFGEIVIVVNCAGIMPLAPIATEHIDAFDKVIATNLRGSYLVLSEAAHHVVDGGRIVLFSSSVVAKNFPGYGAYIASKCGVEGLTRVLANELGGRRITVNAVAPGPVATELFTQGKTQEQIAAMGKSTPLGRIGEPDEIAGVVAFLAGKDGSWVNGQILRVNGGFA, encoded by the coding sequence ATGACAGGAACCGCAATCGTAACGGGCGCGTCCGGAGGCATCGGGCAGGGAGTTGCAGAACGGCTGGCAAAGGACGGATTTTCCGTTGTTGTGCACTATTCGGGGAACGCCGCAAAAGCCGACGCTGTGGTGAAAACCATCATTGACAGCGGCGGAAAGGCTGACTCCGTACGCGCGGATATTTCGAAGGCGGACGAGGTTAATCAGCTCTTCGAACAGGCGAAGACCAAGTTCGGCGAAATCGTCATTGTTGTTAACTGCGCCGGCATCATGCCGCTGGCTCCGATAGCGACAGAGCATATCGATGCATTTGACAAGGTAATCGCGACGAATCTTCGCGGTAGCTATCTGGTCCTGAGTGAGGCCGCCCATCACGTTGTCGACGGTGGCCGCATCGTCTTGTTTTCAAGCAGTGTTGTCGCGAAAAATTTTCCCGGTTATGGGGCATACATTGCCTCGAAGTGTGGGGTGGAAGGCCTAACACGAGTCCTTGCGAATGAGTTGGGTGGACGCAGGATCACGGTCAACGCCGTCGCACCTGGTCCCGTCGCTACGGAGCTTTTCACACAGGGCAAGACCCAAGAGCAAATCGCGGCGATGGGAAAATCCACGCCGCTGGGACGCATCGGCGAGCCCGATGAGATTGCGGGGGTCGTCGCTTTCCTGGCCGGTAAGGATGGCAGCTGGGTCAACGGGCAGATCCTCCGGGTTAACGGCGGATTTGCATAG
- a CDS encoding TetR/AcrR family transcriptional regulator, which yields MVKAPLKSAQEKLLLAARRLFCRAGIHATGISQILEEAGVARRSLYTHYGSKENLLKAVLDTEANMWFHWFDLDLPGLKCSNKDRILALFGLLENWFEKEDFFGCVFINAVAEREKDSAWVKDVAGAYRDQIIERLRALVVEGGAMDPEITTQKLGLIIEGAIITAMVTQNSKAAHIARLAAEDVLRCIECSTSLPGNSILSATAITHDSFHAPSDGGGNLIIGSKT from the coding sequence TTGGTCAAAGCACCTCTCAAATCGGCGCAGGAAAAGCTGCTCCTGGCCGCCCGCCGCTTGTTCTGCCGGGCCGGAATACATGCAACGGGTATCTCGCAGATTCTTGAGGAAGCAGGTGTGGCCCGCCGCAGCCTCTATACGCACTACGGTTCGAAAGAAAATCTGCTCAAGGCAGTGTTGGATACGGAAGCCAACATGTGGTTTCACTGGTTCGATCTGGATCTGCCTGGTCTGAAGTGTTCTAACAAAGATCGCATCCTCGCCCTGTTCGGCCTGCTGGAGAACTGGTTCGAGAAGGAAGACTTCTTCGGTTGTGTATTCATTAATGCTGTAGCGGAACGTGAAAAGGATAGTGCCTGGGTAAAGGATGTGGCCGGTGCATATCGGGACCAGATAATTGAACGACTCAGGGCACTGGTTGTGGAAGGCGGGGCCATGGACCCAGAGATTACTACCCAGAAACTGGGCCTGATCATTGAGGGAGCAATCATAACTGCGATGGTCACCCAGAACAGCAAGGCCGCCCATATCGCACGGCTTGCGGCCGAGGATGTCCTGCGATGCATAGAGTGCTCCACTTCTCTACCGGGAAACTCCATATTGTCTGCTACTGCCATCACGCATGACTCTTTTCATGCTCCTTCTGATGGTGGCGGCAATTTGATTATTGGATCGAAGACCTGA